One genomic region from uncultured Cohaesibacter sp. encodes:
- a CDS encoding alpha/beta hydrolase yields the protein MSVLSPRPSSVDALMARLPDRQSIDVNGSVVSFRAMGEGTPILFLHGLLGSADSWVLQLLGLSDRYQVISWDAPGYGQSDGVEDPDIELFVKQLQGFISELGLAAPVLVGHSMGGVLAARLAAAPRQPVSRLVLSCTHPGYGAPRDTPPTQKLQGRMVALKEEGPVAYGRERAGAMVAHPIDPFLLEVAAHVAAGTRPDGLFTATRMLQFADLRSHYQHIEVPTKVLFAERDPVVQPALSAELKELTPFALHETLPNVGHAPYLEDADSYERAITTFLNEETDLTKAR from the coding sequence ATGTCAGTTCTTTCTCCCCGCCCCTCAAGCGTCGACGCCCTTATGGCGCGTCTTCCAGACCGCCAGAGCATTGATGTCAATGGTTCGGTGGTTTCCTTTCGCGCCATGGGAGAGGGGACGCCAATATTGTTTTTGCATGGCTTGTTGGGCAGTGCCGACAGCTGGGTGCTTCAGTTGTTAGGCCTGTCTGATCGCTATCAGGTGATCTCCTGGGATGCGCCCGGTTATGGTCAGTCCGATGGTGTCGAAGACCCCGATATCGAGCTTTTCGTGAAACAATTGCAGGGCTTCATTTCAGAGCTTGGTCTTGCTGCTCCTGTTCTGGTCGGCCATTCAATGGGTGGCGTGTTGGCAGCCCGGCTGGCGGCAGCCCCCCGTCAGCCGGTCTCCCGGCTCGTGCTTTCCTGTACCCATCCCGGTTATGGAGCGCCCCGCGATACGCCTCCCACGCAGAAGCTTCAGGGTCGCATGGTGGCGCTCAAGGAAGAGGGGCCGGTTGCCTATGGGCGCGAAAGGGCTGGCGCCATGGTTGCCCATCCCATCGATCCGTTCCTGCTGGAAGTGGCCGCTCATGTGGCGGCTGGCACGCGGCCGGACGGCTTGTTTACGGCGACCCGCATGCTGCAATTTGCCGATCTGCGCTCGCATTACCAGCATATCGAAGTGCCTACCAAGGTGCTGTTTGCCGAACGCGATCCTGTTGTTCAGCCCGCTCTAAGCGCTGAGCTGAAAGAGCTTACACCTTTTGCGCTTCATGAAACTCTGCCCAATGTCGGACATGCCCCTTATCTGGAGGATGCTGATAGTTACGAAAGGGCCATAACCACGTTTCTCAACGAAGAAACGGATTTGACAAAAGCGCGCTAG
- a CDS encoding LysR family transcriptional regulator, whose protein sequence is MNIKALLAFQAVITEGSVSGAARAMHLSQPAVSRLIAILEAELRLTLFKREKKRLRLTEEGNAFNREAHRILASLREIPAIADEIRAHRFKRLRMVTMPRTALSVVAPTVARFSKEFPEVKLSLDVRSHRDIESWINGREYDLSFGNVPISFLSARSTPLVRTVFEVLMPTDHPFTKKTHVTLEDLAGETLVQNFPGMLLRRQTDMMFDAQSIRIEKEILAGTSLITEHLVAHGAGLTIIDRLSTLAMDPTLVTTRPLLPERWVSFGVIRHCEDDPDPMVNTLVDMLRDKIDEYAVPGSIIPVPLEE, encoded by the coding sequence ATGAACATTAAGGCCTTGCTTGCGTTTCAAGCGGTGATAACCGAGGGGTCCGTCAGCGGTGCAGCCCGCGCCATGCATCTGAGCCAACCCGCAGTCAGTCGTCTGATTGCCATTCTGGAAGCAGAGCTGCGGCTGACCCTGTTCAAACGCGAGAAAAAACGCCTTCGCCTGACAGAGGAAGGCAATGCCTTTAACCGCGAGGCACATCGCATTTTGGCGAGCTTGCGAGAAATCCCCGCTATCGCTGATGAAATCCGCGCCCATCGCTTCAAGCGCCTCAGGATGGTAACCATGCCGCGAACGGCACTCTCGGTCGTAGCCCCCACAGTAGCGCGCTTTTCAAAAGAGTTCCCCGAGGTCAAGCTGTCGCTCGATGTGCGCTCTCACCGAGATATCGAAAGCTGGATCAATGGCCGGGAATATGATCTCAGCTTTGGCAATGTGCCCATCAGCTTCCTCTCAGCCAGAAGCACACCTCTTGTTCGGACCGTATTTGAAGTCCTGATGCCAACCGACCACCCCTTCACTAAGAAAACACATGTGACACTCGAAGATCTGGCGGGTGAAACACTGGTGCAGAATTTTCCGGGCATGTTGCTGCGACGCCAGACCGACATGATGTTCGACGCACAAAGCATCCGGATCGAGAAGGAGATCCTTGCAGGCACATCCCTGATTACCGAGCATCTTGTGGCGCATGGCGCCGGCTTGACCATCATCGATCGCCTCAGCACGCTGGCCATGGACCCGACTCTTGTAACAACAAGGCCTCTGCTTCCCGAGCGCTGGGTATCATTCGGGGTCATTCGTCACTGCGAAGACGATCCCGACCCGATGGTTAACACCCTCGTCGACATGCTGCGCGACAAGATAGATGAATATGCGGTGCCCGGCTCAATCATTCCGGTACCCCTTGAAGAGTAA
- a CDS encoding ABC transporter substrate-binding protein, whose translation MKKSYLAPLAVLAGLGASMAPAVACDVEVGMVMELTGPAGVYGQAGAKAVEMAFKDINEAGGVLGCTLTADTRDSQSQGNVAVDQATQLVNIKHVPVVIGGIISSVSLPILTSVTAPAKVVQVSPASSSPTLTQLGKEGKTGGYFFRTITSDALQGTAAAQYAIDQGLKKLAIIHVNNDFGVNMMREFSATFKALGGEITSVTPYNEKQANYSSEATAALSGEPDALYLVSYPVDGATIARAWISNGGPQKFLLNDGMNSSDFIKAVGAQYLNEAYGTSSGTDETASTKYFYDNFADFSGGIAPDAPAADRSYDAGAIVGLAIAKAGEAKADKIRDAIFDVTGTEGTPIYAGPEEFMKALDLIKKGEKIRYEGVIGPVGFDQYGDITGPFRLWKIADGAIETTGMMQADEVAEIKAKANQ comes from the coding sequence ATGAAGAAATCATATTTAGCACCGTTGGCCGTTCTGGCGGGGCTTGGAGCAAGCATGGCACCCGCCGTGGCGTGCGATGTTGAAGTCGGTATGGTCATGGAATTGACCGGCCCGGCCGGTGTCTATGGGCAGGCTGGCGCCAAGGCCGTTGAGATGGCCTTCAAGGACATCAACGAAGCGGGCGGCGTTTTGGGCTGCACCCTGACAGCTGATACACGCGATAGTCAGAGCCAGGGCAACGTGGCTGTGGATCAGGCAACGCAGTTGGTCAATATCAAGCATGTGCCGGTGGTTATCGGTGGCATCATCTCCTCGGTTTCCCTGCCGATCCTTACTTCCGTAACAGCCCCTGCCAAGGTGGTTCAGGTCTCTCCGGCATCATCTTCTCCGACGCTCACCCAGTTGGGCAAGGAAGGCAAGACCGGTGGCTATTTCTTCCGCACGATCACCTCTGACGCGCTACAGGGCACGGCAGCCGCGCAATATGCCATTGATCAGGGCCTTAAAAAGCTCGCCATCATTCACGTCAACAATGACTTCGGCGTCAACATGATGCGCGAATTCTCGGCCACCTTCAAAGCTCTTGGTGGTGAAATCACCTCGGTAACCCCATATAACGAAAAGCAGGCCAACTATTCTTCCGAAGCCACCGCGGCGCTTTCAGGTGAGCCTGATGCGCTTTATCTGGTCAGCTATCCGGTTGATGGTGCCACGATTGCCCGTGCTTGGATTTCCAATGGTGGCCCGCAGAAATTCCTGCTCAACGATGGCATGAACTCATCCGACTTCATCAAGGCTGTCGGCGCTCAATATCTCAATGAAGCCTATGGCACCTCCTCGGGCACGGATGAGACCGCTTCGACCAAATATTTCTACGATAATTTTGCAGACTTCTCCGGCGGCATTGCCCCAGATGCTCCTGCGGCAGACCGCTCCTATGATGCGGGTGCGATTGTCGGTCTTGCCATTGCCAAGGCTGGTGAAGCCAAGGCAGACAAGATCCGCGATGCGATCTTTGACGTCACCGGCACCGAAGGCACGCCGATCTATGCTGGTCCGGAAGAATTCATGAAAGCACTGGACCTGATCAAGAAGGGCGAGAAAATTCGCTATGAAGGTGTGATTGGCCCAGTCGGGTTTGACCAGTATGGCGATATCACCGGTCCGTTCCGTCTCTGGAAGATTGCTGACGGGGCCATTGAAACCACCGGTATGATGCAGGCTGATGAAGTGGCCGAGATCAAGGCCAAAGCCAACCAGTAA
- a CDS encoding aldo/keto reductase, with the protein MTTLPKFSLAPDYAISRVIRGGWQLAGGHGAINKKAAVEDLIATAEAGITTFDCADIYTGVEEIIGAFRKAYADKHGSEALDAIHVHTKCVPDLDKLSRLTRPMLQETIDRSRARLGVERLDLVQFHWWDYEQGDWLQAMHWLHEFQQEGRLRFLSCTNFDSDHVVSMKAAGLPLTTIQLQYSLLDHRPEKRMAALAADHDFHFLCYGTVAGGFLSDRWLGVAEPEGDLENRSLIKYELIIEDFGGWHLFQSLLQTLRTIADRHDTDISTIASAAILARPAVAGVIVGARNRSHLAANLGIGAVTLSPDDMAAIDAILSQSTPLEGDVYSLERDRFGRHGSIMKYNLNKE; encoded by the coding sequence ATGACGACCCTTCCAAAATTCAGTCTGGCCCCTGACTATGCCATTTCGCGCGTTATCCGCGGCGGATGGCAATTGGCCGGCGGGCATGGGGCGATCAACAAGAAAGCGGCTGTTGAAGACCTGATTGCGACCGCTGAAGCGGGGATTACCACCTTCGACTGCGCCGATATCTATACCGGTGTCGAGGAGATCATTGGCGCCTTCCGTAAAGCCTATGCGGACAAGCATGGTTCCGAGGCGCTGGATGCCATTCACGTCCATACCAAATGCGTGCCGGATCTGGACAAGCTCTCCCGTCTCACCCGCCCGATGCTACAGGAAACCATTGACCGCTCTCGCGCCCGTCTTGGTGTGGAGCGTCTTGATCTGGTGCAGTTTCACTGGTGGGATTATGAGCAGGGCGATTGGCTGCAGGCTATGCATTGGCTCCACGAATTTCAGCAGGAGGGCCGCTTGCGGTTCCTCAGCTGCACCAATTTCGATAGTGACCATGTTGTGAGCATGAAGGCTGCGGGGTTGCCGCTGACCACGATACAGCTGCAATATTCCCTGCTCGATCATCGACCCGAAAAACGCATGGCCGCGCTTGCGGCAGACCATGATTTTCATTTTCTCTGCTATGGCACGGTTGCGGGCGGGTTCCTTTCGGACCGTTGGCTTGGCGTGGCTGAACCCGAGGGCGATTTGGAGAACCGGTCCCTGATCAAATACGAGCTGATCATCGAGGACTTTGGTGGTTGGCATCTTTTCCAATCGCTGTTGCAGACCCTGCGGACCATTGCAGACCGGCATGATACGGACATTTCGACCATTGCTTCGGCGGCCATTCTGGCTCGGCCTGCCGTCGCTGGCGTGATTGTTGGCGCGCGCAATCGCAGCCATCTTGCGGCCAATCTGGGCATTGGGGCTGTGACGTTGTCGCCGGACGACATGGCCGCCATTGATGCCATTCTATCCCAGTCGACACCACTTGAGGGAGATGTCTATAGCCTCGAGCGCGATCGGTTTGGTCGGCACGGATCCATCATGAAATATAATCTCAATAAAGAATAG
- a CDS encoding TIGR04076 family protein, translated as MSDSFELWDLRVEVIAPEGGPIYCGAKVGDYFELRGEMIHMPPGQGFSIYSLAALLPLLPAKQRDTHPNDWMSTDAEVACPDPNCSTRFRITRIRKRTFSHAETTAVPLEAGTAPESET; from the coding sequence ATGAGTGACAGCTTCGAATTATGGGACCTCAGGGTGGAAGTTATCGCGCCGGAAGGCGGGCCGATCTATTGCGGTGCCAAGGTTGGCGACTATTTTGAGCTGCGCGGTGAGATGATCCACATGCCCCCGGGGCAGGGCTTTTCTATCTATTCGCTGGCGGCCCTTCTGCCGCTTTTGCCTGCCAAGCAGCGGGACACGCACCCCAATGACTGGATGAGCACCGATGCCGAGGTCGCTTGTCCTGATCCCAATTGCAGCACGCGCTTTCGCATTACGCGTATCCGCAAGCGCACATTCAGTCATGCCGAAACAACGGCTGTTCCGCTTGAAGCGGGTACGGCGCCAGAAAGTGAGACCTGA
- a CDS encoding GntR family transcriptional regulator: MLKADQTVDAKAIPGLGSVARESLQERVYQELAKSLMHGVFAAGQVLRMQALADTLQVSIMPVREALARLVSDQALEMMPNRSTRVPLITAERLEDLARVRCLIEGELVRLATPKTDKATIESLRAMTAACEAAFEKPLDDEQVSVTSGLNYQFHFTVYGMAGSDVLLPIVRSLWMQSGPFVRASALVYGRKPSMTAVHHHWALIDALAAGDPEAAVKALHSDITQSFNLLRQDIVEGTTDE, translated from the coding sequence ATGCTGAAGGCAGATCAGACCGTCGATGCAAAGGCCATTCCTGGGCTGGGGTCCGTTGCGCGGGAGTCTTTGCAGGAGCGGGTATATCAAGAGCTGGCCAAATCGCTGATGCATGGGGTCTTCGCCGCAGGTCAGGTGTTGCGCATGCAGGCACTGGCTGACACCTTGCAGGTGTCCATTATGCCGGTGCGAGAAGCGCTGGCGCGTTTGGTCTCCGACCAGGCGTTGGAAATGATGCCGAACCGCTCGACCCGTGTGCCACTGATCACCGCAGAGCGGCTTGAGGATCTCGCCCGTGTTCGCTGCCTGATCGAAGGCGAGTTGGTGCGTCTGGCCACGCCAAAGACCGATAAAGCCACCATCGAGAGCTTGCGCGCCATGACGGCTGCCTGTGAAGCGGCCTTTGAAAAGCCGCTTGATGATGAACAGGTCAGCGTCACTTCCGGGCTCAATTATCAGTTTCATTTCACCGTTTATGGCATGGCTGGTTCGGACGTGCTGTTGCCCATCGTGCGCAGTCTCTGGATGCAATCGGGCCCATTTGTGCGGGCCTCGGCGCTTGTCTATGGTCGCAAGCCTTCGATGACTGCGGTGCATCATCATTGGGCTTTGATTGATGCGTTGGCGGCAGGTGACCCCGAAGCTGCGGTGAAGGCGTTGCATTCCGATATAACCCAATCCTTCAACCTGCTGCGTCAGGATATTGTCGAGGGAACGACTGATGAGTGA
- a CDS encoding ABC transporter ATP-binding protein produces MTQTKEGPQGPIKTGPAKTEAILSARSLTRSFQGFKAVDDLSLDLHQGEILGLIGPNGAGKTTMFNMLAGSLLPSSGSILLNGKDISREGAEKRLKRGLGRTFQIPRPFPEMTVLENVLCGAQGQSGERAISAFFRPGKSRQDEARALEKARHLTDFLMLSHLENEKARVLSGGQRKLLELARILMADPKVILLDEPAAGVNPTLLQEIMARIVTLNEQGVSILLIEHNMDMVARLCSRVMVMALGQKLAEGAPDAVIRDPEVVRAYLGDAA; encoded by the coding sequence ATGACGCAGACCAAGGAAGGCCCGCAAGGTCCGATCAAAACCGGCCCGGCAAAAACAGAGGCGATTCTGTCTGCCCGGTCGCTAACGCGCAGCTTTCAGGGCTTCAAGGCGGTGGATGATTTGTCTCTGGATCTCCATCAGGGCGAAATTCTGGGGCTCATCGGCCCCAATGGCGCAGGCAAGACCACCATGTTCAACATGCTGGCTGGGTCCCTGCTCCCAAGTTCCGGCTCCATTCTGCTTAATGGTAAGGATATCAGCCGCGAAGGAGCCGAAAAGCGATTAAAGCGCGGACTGGGCCGGACCTTTCAGATCCCCCGCCCCTTCCCCGAGATGACCGTCCTTGAAAATGTGCTCTGCGGCGCGCAAGGCCAATCTGGCGAACGTGCCATCAGCGCCTTTTTCCGCCCGGGCAAAAGTCGCCAAGATGAGGCCCGCGCTCTTGAAAAGGCGCGTCACCTTACCGACTTCCTGATGCTCTCCCATCTGGAGAATGAAAAAGCCCGTGTGCTTTCCGGTGGGCAGCGCAAGCTGCTCGAGCTGGCACGCATCCTGATGGCCGATCCAAAGGTCATCTTGCTCGATGAGCCCGCAGCGGGGGTCAACCCGACCCTGCTGCAAGAGATCATGGCGCGCATCGTCACTCTTAACGAGCAGGGCGTATCGATCCTGCTGATCGAGCACAATATGGATATGGTGGCGCGGCTTTGTTCCCGCGTCATGGTGATGGCGCTGGGCCAGAAGCTGGCAGAAGGAGCGCCCGACGCAGTCATTCGTGATCCCGAGGTCGTGCGCGCCTATCTGGGGGATGCAGCATGA
- a CDS encoding ABC transporter ATP-binding protein, with translation MTTDILTLKDLHAGYQSDLPIINGIDLTVQQGEFVVLLGPNGAGKSTLVKAVAGLVPIHSGMVQLKGENITHLPAHLKLHSGMTFVPQTENIFTQMSIRENLQISAQILPKQLRSERIEAMFAMFPDLAKRPSTRAGALSGGQRQMLAVARALITDPALLILDEPSAGLSPLLVDEVFARIKMINETGVTILLVEQNVRVGLEVASRGVILVEGKVAHDAPSADLSGDPVVTELYLGGGGAEETAQ, from the coding sequence ATGACGACAGACATCCTGACCCTCAAGGACCTGCATGCGGGCTATCAATCCGATCTGCCCATCATCAACGGCATCGACCTGACGGTGCAGCAGGGCGAATTCGTGGTTCTGCTTGGCCCCAATGGCGCAGGCAAATCGACCCTCGTAAAGGCGGTTGCCGGCCTGGTGCCCATCCATTCGGGAATGGTACAGCTCAAAGGAGAGAATATCACTCACCTGCCTGCGCATCTGAAGCTGCATAGCGGCATGACCTTCGTGCCGCAGACCGAAAATATCTTTACCCAAATGAGCATCCGCGAAAATCTTCAGATCTCGGCGCAGATCCTACCCAAGCAATTGCGTTCGGAACGCATCGAAGCGATGTTCGCCATGTTCCCCGATCTGGCCAAACGCCCCTCAACGCGCGCGGGGGCACTCTCCGGCGGACAACGTCAGATGCTGGCCGTGGCCCGGGCCCTCATCACAGATCCTGCCCTGCTCATCCTTGATGAACCATCCGCTGGCCTATCGCCCCTCTTGGTCGACGAGGTCTTTGCCCGCATCAAGATGATCAATGAAACTGGCGTTACCATTCTTCTTGTCGAGCAAAATGTCCGCGTCGGCTTGGAAGTCGCCTCCCGCGGCGTCATCCTCGTGGAAGGCAAGGTGGCCCATGACGCCCCGTCCGCCGATTTGTCTGGCGATCCGGTGGTTACCGAACTCTATCTTGGTGGCGGTGGAGCCGAGGAGACAGCCCAATGA
- a CDS encoding branched-chain amino acid ABC transporter permease has translation MTLQPIMDGLVNGSIIGLGAIGVTLTYSILRFANFAHGEMLSWGAYLALTVSAALGTMLPGLGTPIGPFSFGWSVPIAMITSMVLTGLVALTVDWLLFGRLRKAGSAQIILVMSSFGAALALRNLLEFIYTSSPAYFTNALQISRPILPGLRATPDQLLVLVLAVIMVVAVHLLLTKSAAGRSMRAVSENPDLASLAGIDTRAVIRMVWMLGAALAAVGGIMSGVVVQIRPTMGLDLLLPLFAASILGGIGSVPGAMIAGLMVGLAEAFTVQIIGAEWRAAVSFVILVAMLLLRPQGIFGKAAA, from the coding sequence ATGACCTTGCAACCCATCATGGATGGCCTCGTGAATGGCTCGATCATCGGCCTTGGAGCCATTGGCGTCACCCTGACCTATTCTATCCTGCGCTTTGCCAACTTCGCTCATGGCGAAATGCTGTCATGGGGCGCCTATCTGGCCCTTACCGTAAGCGCGGCCTTGGGCACCATGCTGCCCGGCCTAGGCACCCCGATTGGCCCCTTTTCCTTCGGCTGGTCGGTGCCCATTGCCATGATCACCTCCATGGTCTTGACTGGTCTGGTTGCCCTCACGGTAGACTGGCTGCTCTTTGGTCGCCTGCGCAAGGCAGGGTCAGCCCAGATCATTCTGGTGATGTCGTCCTTTGGTGCCGCGCTGGCGCTACGCAATCTGCTGGAATTCATCTACACCTCCAGTCCGGCCTATTTCACCAATGCGCTGCAGATTTCGCGCCCCATCCTGCCCGGCCTCAGAGCAACACCTGACCAGCTGCTGGTCCTGGTACTGGCCGTCATCATGGTGGTTGCGGTGCATCTGCTTCTCACGAAATCGGCCGCTGGCCGCTCCATGCGTGCGGTCTCGGAAAATCCGGATCTCGCCAGCCTTGCAGGCATCGACACCCGTGCCGTCATTCGCATGGTCTGGATGCTGGGGGCTGCGCTCGCTGCCGTTGGCGGCATCATGTCTGGCGTTGTGGTGCAGATACGCCCCACCATGGGCCTTGACCTGCTGCTTCCCCTCTTTGCCGCCTCCATTCTGGGAGGTATCGGCTCCGTGCCCGGCGCGATGATCGCCGGACTGATGGTTGGGCTTGCCGAAGCTTTCACTGTGCAGATCATTGGCGCGGAATGGCGGGCTGCGGTGTCGTTTGTCATCCTCGTCGCCATGCTATTATTGCGCCCTCAGGGCATTTTCGGAAAGGCTGCGGCATGA
- a CDS encoding branched-chain amino acid ABC transporter permease — translation MIDLLSYGAFFLTMALTYAVICLGLNLQWGQTGLFNVGVAGFVAVGAYVSSILTTPAIDGRLGGFDLPIVIGWLGGGLGAGILCFLLGALTLRLRADYLAIATFGAAVVIQLTLLNLEGITGGPFGIGFIPRPFGGLAENPSLFAIANLGVLILLVLVCYFALQRLTRSPWGRVLRALREDEEAAKALGKDPVTYRLQAFAIGGFIMGLGGAAQAHFIGFIAPDNYMPTLTFQVWTMLIVGGSGNMRGAILGAVLVWAIWALSGSLVASVFPPDQQARAASLQIVLIGVALCLVLLLRPYGILGEAGTVRAPLRRALRRDLNSHSEGQKTDV, via the coding sequence ATGATCGATCTTCTTTCCTACGGCGCCTTCTTCCTCACCATGGCCTTGACCTATGCAGTCATCTGCCTTGGCCTCAATCTGCAATGGGGTCAGACCGGCCTCTTCAATGTTGGCGTCGCGGGCTTTGTTGCTGTCGGGGCCTATGTCTCCTCCATCCTGACGACCCCTGCCATCGACGGACGACTGGGCGGCTTCGATCTGCCAATCGTCATCGGCTGGCTTGGTGGTGGGTTGGGGGCTGGCATCCTTTGCTTTTTGCTGGGGGCCCTCACTTTGCGTCTGCGGGCGGATTATCTCGCCATCGCCACCTTTGGCGCGGCTGTGGTGATCCAGCTGACGCTGCTCAATCTGGAAGGCATCACCGGTGGGCCGTTCGGCATCGGCTTCATTCCTCGCCCTTTCGGGGGACTGGCAGAAAATCCGAGTCTATTTGCCATCGCCAATCTGGGCGTACTGATCCTCCTTGTGCTGGTCTGCTATTTCGCCCTGCAACGCCTGACGCGTTCCCCCTGGGGCCGGGTACTGCGTGCCTTGCGCGAAGATGAAGAGGCAGCCAAGGCTCTGGGCAAAGATCCGGTCACCTATCGTTTGCAGGCCTTTGCCATCGGCGGCTTTATCATGGGGCTAGGCGGCGCGGCACAGGCCCATTTCATTGGCTTCATCGCACCGGACAACTATATGCCCACCCTGACCTTTCAGGTCTGGACTATGCTGATTGTCGGCGGCTCGGGCAACATGCGCGGGGCCATTCTTGGTGCTGTGCTGGTCTGGGCCATCTGGGCCCTATCCGGCAGCCTCGTTGCCAGCGTCTTTCCGCCAGATCAGCAGGCCCGCGCTGCATCCCTGCAAATCGTACTCATCGGCGTTGCCCTCTGCCTCGTGCTGCTGCTACGCCCCTATGGCATTCTGGGCGAGGCTGGCACCGTGCGCGCACCCTTGCGGCGCGCCCTTCGCCGCGATTTAAATTCTCACTCTGAAGGACAAAAGACAGATGTCTGA
- a CDS encoding aldo/keto reductase, with protein MSDTPDRIDLAPGLNISRLVCGLWQVADLEKDGDLLDPQETAPRLAAYAEAGFDSFDMADHYGSAELITGALLANSPKDTPIRAFTKWCPEPGPMTPEIVRAGVQERLDRLGVDAVDLLQFHWWSFEDPRWLDAMHEMEKLRDEGLIKAIGVTNFDAAHLALALEEGIKIVSNQVSFSLVDRRAAGPLSALCAKYGIKLLAYGTLCGGFISEKWLGKPEPQEIADWSRMKYKRFIDTAGGWDAFQTLLSTAHTIAEKHGVSLSNVASRWVLEHPAVGATIIGARITEAEHRASNLNVFKFALDAEDHAALDAAFAQMSAVPGDCGDEYRKPPFLTASGDLSHHLSSIAPVNPAVADPSLADRARVFSGSKWEPLAGYCRAVRVGNRILVSGTTATHGADHAVAPNDAGAQATYILDKIIGAIRAHGAGPEHVVRTRIYLVDVEDCEAVSIAHGRFFSDTCPANTLLQVAKLVGPYRVEIEAEAVLPS; from the coding sequence ATGTCTGACACACCTGATCGTATTGATCTCGCCCCCGGGCTCAACATTTCCCGCCTTGTTTGTGGTTTGTGGCAGGTTGCCGATCTGGAAAAGGACGGAGACCTGCTGGACCCGCAAGAAACGGCTCCGCGTCTTGCGGCCTATGCCGAAGCCGGTTTTGACAGCTTCGACATGGCCGACCATTATGGCTCGGCCGAGCTGATCACCGGAGCCCTGCTAGCAAACAGCCCCAAGGACACACCCATCCGCGCCTTCACCAAATGGTGCCCCGAACCCGGCCCCATGACACCGGAAATCGTCCGCGCCGGCGTACAGGAACGCCTTGACCGCCTCGGTGTCGATGCGGTTGATCTGTTGCAGTTCCACTGGTGGAGCTTTGAAGATCCGCGCTGGCTCGACGCCATGCACGAGATGGAGAAGCTGCGCGATGAAGGCCTCATCAAGGCCATCGGCGTCACCAATTTCGATGCGGCCCATCTAGCGCTGGCGCTTGAGGAGGGCATCAAAATCGTCTCCAATCAGGTTAGCTTCTCGCTGGTTGACCGTCGTGCTGCCGGTCCCCTCTCAGCCCTTTGCGCCAAATACGGCATCAAGCTGCTCGCCTATGGCACCCTTTGCGGTGGATTCATTTCCGAAAAATGGTTGGGCAAGCCCGAGCCGCAGGAGATCGCCGACTGGAGCCGTATGAAATATAAGCGCTTCATCGATACCGCCGGCGGTTGGGATGCGTTCCAGACATTGCTGTCTACCGCCCATACCATTGCTGAAAAGCACGGCGTTTCGCTTTCCAACGTCGCCAGTCGCTGGGTGCTGGAACATCCGGCTGTCGGAGCGACCATCATCGGCGCACGCATCACCGAAGCCGAACATCGGGCAAGCAACCTCAATGTCTTCAAATTCGCGCTTGATGCCGAAGATCACGCGGCACTGGACGCCGCCTTTGCCCAGATGTCTGCGGTTCCGGGTGACTGCGGCGACGAATATCGCAAGCCACCCTTCCTGACCGCATCGGGCGATCTTTCCCACCATCTCTCTTCGATTGCACCGGTCAATCCGGCCGTGGCAGACCCCAGCCTTGCCGATCGCGCCCGTGTCTTCTCCGGCTCCAAGTGGGAACCCTTGGCAGGCTATTGTCGCGCCGTCCGCGTTGGTAACCGCATTCTCGTTTCAGGCACCACGGCAACCCACGGCGCCGACCATGCCGTTGCGCCAAATGATGCCGGGGCACAGGCAACCTATATTCTCGACAAGATCATCGGAGCCATTCGTGCCCATGGCGCTGGTCCGGAACATGTCGTGCGCACGCGCATCTATCTTGTCGATGTGGAAGATTGTGAAGCGGTGTCCATTGCCCATGGGCGTTTCTTCTCCGACACTTGCCCGGCCAACACCCTGTTGCAGGTGGCAAAACTCGTCGGCCCCTATCGCGTAGAAATCGAAGCGGAAGCCGTGCTGCCGTCATAA